From Quadrisphaera sp. DSM 44207, the proteins below share one genomic window:
- a CDS encoding NAD(P)/FAD-dependent oxidoreductase codes for MTSATPGSATDEGSAHQPQQPLTMVGPDFPFPYDDWLAHPAGLGSVPPEALGTEVAVIGGGLSGIVTAYELMRLGLRPVVHEAHEIGGRLRSVPFDGHPGVVAEMGAMRFPPSATAFFSYVDAVGLATEPFPNPLTPAAPSTVIDLKGRTHYARTLDDLPQLYRDVAEAWTQTLRTGARLEEAQAAVRARDVPALKALWNDLVHRLDDTTFYGFLCASPAFASFQHREVFGQVGFGTGGWDTDFPNSILEILRVVYTGADDDHRTIVGGSQQLPLRLWRRSPQDLAHWPAGTTLASLHEGGRPRPAVTRLHRTAPANLTVTDAEGAIRTYRAAVFTAQSWMLLSRIACDEALFPMDHWTAIERTHYMGSTKLFALVDRPFWREQDPVTGRDRMSMTLSDRMTRGTYLLDHGPDRPGLICLSYTWSDDSLKWLPLSASERLAVMLQSLREVYPDVDLRRHIIDSPVTLSWEAERDFMGAFKANLPGHYRYQRRLFTHFVQDDLPERYRGLFIAGDDVSWTAGWAEGAVQTALNAVWGVVHHLGGSTHPDNPGPGDRFAELAPVLLPED; via the coding sequence ATGACCTCCGCCACGCCGGGATCGGCCACCGACGAGGGCTCCGCGCACCAGCCGCAGCAGCCGCTGACCATGGTCGGCCCGGACTTCCCCTTCCCCTACGACGACTGGCTGGCCCACCCCGCGGGGCTCGGCTCGGTGCCGCCCGAGGCGCTCGGCACCGAGGTCGCCGTCATCGGCGGGGGGCTGTCGGGGATCGTCACGGCGTACGAGCTGATGCGCCTGGGGCTGCGGCCCGTGGTCCACGAGGCGCACGAGATCGGCGGGCGCCTGCGCTCGGTGCCCTTCGACGGCCACCCCGGCGTGGTGGCCGAGATGGGCGCGATGCGCTTCCCGCCGTCCGCGACCGCGTTCTTCTCCTACGTGGACGCCGTCGGGCTGGCCACGGAGCCGTTCCCCAACCCCCTGACGCCGGCCGCCCCGAGCACCGTCATCGACCTCAAGGGCCGCACGCACTACGCGCGCACCCTCGACGACCTGCCCCAGCTGTACCGGGACGTCGCGGAGGCCTGGACGCAGACGCTGCGCACCGGCGCGCGCCTGGAGGAGGCGCAGGCCGCCGTCCGCGCCCGCGACGTCCCGGCCCTGAAGGCGCTCTGGAACGACCTGGTCCACCGCCTCGACGACACGACGTTCTACGGCTTCCTGTGCGCCTCGCCGGCCTTCGCCTCCTTCCAGCACCGGGAGGTCTTCGGCCAGGTCGGCTTCGGCACGGGCGGGTGGGACACCGACTTCCCGAACTCGATCCTCGAGATCCTGCGCGTGGTCTACACCGGCGCGGACGACGACCACCGCACCATCGTCGGCGGCAGCCAGCAGCTGCCCCTGCGGCTGTGGCGGCGCTCCCCGCAGGACCTCGCGCACTGGCCCGCGGGCACGACGCTGGCCTCCCTGCACGAGGGCGGGCGCCCCCGCCCGGCGGTGACCCGCCTGCACCGCACGGCGCCGGCGAACCTGACGGTCACGGACGCCGAGGGGGCGATCCGCACCTACCGCGCCGCGGTGTTCACGGCGCAGAGCTGGATGCTGCTCAGCCGCATCGCCTGCGACGAGGCGCTGTTCCCCATGGACCACTGGACGGCGATCGAGCGCACCCACTACATGGGCTCGACGAAGCTGTTCGCGCTCGTGGACCGGCCGTTCTGGCGCGAGCAGGACCCGGTGACCGGCCGGGACCGCATGAGCATGACGCTGTCGGACCGCATGACCCGCGGCACCTACCTGCTCGACCACGGCCCGGACCGCCCCGGGCTGATCTGCCTGTCGTACACGTGGTCCGACGACTCGCTGAAGTGGCTGCCGCTGTCGGCCTCCGAGCGCCTGGCGGTGATGCTGCAGTCGCTGCGGGAGGTCTACCCCGACGTGGACCTGCGCCGGCACATCATCGACAGCCCCGTGACGCTGTCGTGGGAGGCCGAGCGCGACTTCATGGGCGCGTTCAAGGCCAACCTGCCCGGCCACTACCGCTACCAGCGCCGCCTGTTCACCCACTTCGTGCAGGACGACCTGCCCGAGCGCTACCGCGGCCTGTTCATCGCCGGGGACGACGTCTCCTGGACGGCGGGCTGGGCGGAGGGCGCGGTGCAGACGGCCCTGAACGCGGTGTGGGGCGTCGTCCACCACCTCGGCGGCTCCACGCACCCGGACAACCCCGGCCCGGGCGACCGCTTCGCCGAGCTGGCCCCGGTGCTGCTCCCCGAGGACTGA
- a CDS encoding M20/M25/M40 family metallo-hydrolase, whose product MGEARCPRDRPAAAPSSARDFLDDRAALVAVLSAARQLRAQGRRPAADVHLVMTTGEELGGVGASYASASLPGSVTLAVDVGPTEAEYGTTVDGGPVIAHADAAGVYDEAIADRLLAIGADLGSSPQPAALRSFESDASQSKSKGQAPRSGLIGLPTLSTHGDEVVHRGAIDGCARLLAEYLVHSAR is encoded by the coding sequence ATGGGCGAGGCGCGCTGCCCGCGCGACCGACCCGCCGCGGCACCATCATCGGCGCGTGACTTCCTCGACGACCGCGCGGCCCTGGTCGCGGTGCTGTCGGCGGCGCGGCAGCTGCGCGCCCAGGGGCGGCGCCCGGCGGCCGACGTCCACCTCGTGATGACGACGGGCGAGGAGCTCGGGGGCGTCGGCGCGTCGTACGCGAGCGCGTCGCTGCCCGGGTCGGTCACGCTCGCGGTGGACGTCGGGCCCACCGAGGCCGAGTACGGCACCACCGTGGACGGCGGGCCGGTGATCGCGCACGCCGACGCGGCGGGCGTGTACGACGAGGCGATCGCGGACCGGCTGCTCGCGATCGGTGCGGACCTGGGGTCCTCCCCGCAGCCGGCCGCGCTGCGCTCGTTCGAGTCGGACGCGTCGCAGTCGAAGAGCAAGGGGCAGGCGCCTCGCTCGGGCCTGATCGGGCTGCCGACGCTGAGCACGCACGGCGACGAGGTGGTGCACCGCGGCGCGATCGACGGGTGCGCGCGCCTGCTGGCCGAGTACCTGGTGCACTCGGCGCGCTGA
- a CDS encoding DUF3040 domain-containing protein yields the protein MLDPEQRRRLAAIERQLAAEEPELARTLRRGPRRRRRRLTSSPLAWAVLGALAVLAGAIELGPVAVVLGVLTTVVAMFATASPSAPPGAPPSAAPPSPPPPSPPHRPADPTLP from the coding sequence GTGCTCGACCCGGAGCAGCGGCGCCGGCTCGCCGCCATCGAGCGGCAGCTGGCCGCGGAGGAGCCGGAGCTGGCCCGGACGCTGCGGCGCGGCCCGCGGCGACGACGGCGGCGCCTGACGTCGTCGCCGCTGGCGTGGGCGGTGCTCGGGGCGCTCGCCGTCCTGGCGGGGGCCATCGAGCTGGGGCCCGTGGCCGTCGTCCTGGGGGTCCTCACGACGGTCGTCGCGATGTTCGCGACGGCCTCGCCGTCCGCGCCCCCGGGCGCGCCGCCGTCCGCGGCGCCGCCCTCACCCCCACCGCCCTCGCCGCCGCACCGACCGGCGGACCCGACGCTGCCCTGA
- a CDS encoding Dabb family protein: MIRNVVLGRLHPDVPAARVEEALAALARVRVDGLLEMRVGRDAGLRAGTWDYAITVDLADADAYRRYDQDEEHDRVRRELFDPISEQIARAQFPL, translated from the coding sequence GTGATCCGCAACGTCGTCCTCGGCCGCCTGCACCCCGACGTCCCCGCCGCCCGCGTGGAGGAGGCGCTCGCCGCGCTCGCGCGCGTGCGCGTCGACGGGCTGCTCGAGATGCGCGTCGGGCGCGACGCCGGGCTGCGGGCGGGCACCTGGGACTACGCGATCACCGTCGACCTCGCCGACGCCGACGCCTACCGCCGCTACGACCAGGACGAGGAGCACGACCGGGTGCGGCGGGAGCTCTTCGACCCCATCTCGGAGCAGATCGCCCGCGCCCAGTTCCCCC
- a CDS encoding sulfite exporter TauE/SafE family protein, with protein sequence MTGLTGGELALLALAALLVGLAKTALGGLALVSVALFAAVLPARESTGALLPLLVVGDVLAVQAYRRHADWRLLGRLMPSVLVGSALGAAFVARVDDATMRRLIGAVLLVLVAVHLLARRRGATARGTGRGHRALAQVVGLVAGGTTMVANAGGPVMSLYLLASGLGMMGFLGTAAWFFALVNAAKVPLSAALGLITADSLLLDAALAPLVVVGALLGRRLVAHLDEVLFGRLVLVLTVLAGIDLLR encoded by the coding sequence GTGACCGGCCTCACCGGCGGCGAGCTGGCGCTGCTGGCCCTCGCGGCCCTCCTCGTCGGCCTCGCCAAGACCGCGCTCGGCGGGCTCGCGCTGGTCAGCGTCGCCCTCTTCGCCGCCGTGCTCCCGGCGCGGGAGTCCACCGGCGCCCTGCTGCCCCTGCTCGTGGTCGGCGACGTGCTCGCGGTCCAGGCCTACCGGCGGCACGCCGACTGGCGCCTGCTGGGCCGGCTGATGCCCTCCGTCCTCGTCGGGAGCGCCCTCGGAGCGGCCTTCGTCGCGCGCGTGGACGACGCGACGATGCGCCGGCTCATCGGCGCCGTCCTGCTCGTGCTGGTCGCCGTGCACCTGCTGGCCCGCCGCCGCGGCGCGACGGCGCGGGGGACCGGGCGCGGCCACCGGGCGCTCGCCCAGGTCGTCGGGCTGGTCGCCGGCGGCACGACGATGGTGGCGAACGCCGGTGGCCCCGTGATGTCCCTGTACCTGCTGGCCTCGGGGCTGGGGATGATGGGCTTCCTCGGCACGGCGGCCTGGTTCTTCGCCCTCGTCAACGCCGCCAAGGTGCCCCTCAGCGCGGCCCTGGGCCTGATCACCGCGGACTCCCTCCTCCTCGACGCCGCGCTGGCGCCGCTCGTGGTCGTCGGCGCGCTGCTCGGGCGCCGGCTGGTCGCGCACCTGGACGAGGTCCTCTTCGGGCGCCTGGTGCTGGTCCTGACCGTCCTCGCCGGGATCGACCTGCTGCGCTGA
- a CDS encoding glycosyltransferase family 2 protein — MAQPLVSVLVPVHQQAAFLPRALASLLAQDEQRWEALVLDDGSTDDVAAALEPFARDPRVRTAGWARNRGLGATLNAGLDVARAPVLAHLPADDVWYRDHLSSLLAVLADPAVVLAHTGVRSAGDRVGLGAPGTPYLQLVQVAHRAGAHRWTEREELESDDLDLLMWRRVAADGATGSTGRVTCEWTDHPAQRHKAIRELFDGGLNVFRRRYDVRHPLRFRSTDSGTVDEVTRYARFREPEREPEHGHGPERAPSAGGLDVLLVGELAFNPERVLALSERGHRLRGLWTDEGLGDSTVGPLPFGRVRDLPRTGWQDVLRADPPDVLYALLNWRAVRFVHAVRRAAPHLPFVWHFKEAPQASLRRGDWPLLADLVTGADACLVATEEERAWFLQALPGRLDPQRITVMDGDLPKRDWLDAPASPKLSDADGQVHTVVAGRPNGLDAAWVVGLARLGVHTHLYGQVASPGPGGAWRRWWDDARRAAPGHLHLHPAVGPQDWVRELSRFDAAWLHRFTSANGGDVRAATWDDLNSPARLPVHAAAGLPSLQQANPGHLVAVERVLRESGTGLLYRDLEHAVELLHAERASRTAGRATWAGREALTFDAHADRLVEVLRGAVARRG, encoded by the coding sequence GTGGCGCAGCCGCTCGTCAGCGTGCTGGTGCCCGTGCACCAGCAGGCGGCGTTCCTGCCGCGCGCGCTCGCGAGCCTGCTCGCCCAGGACGAGCAGCGCTGGGAGGCGCTCGTCCTCGACGACGGCTCCACCGACGACGTCGCCGCGGCGCTGGAGCCCTTCGCGCGCGACCCGCGGGTGCGCACCGCGGGGTGGGCTCGCAACCGCGGCCTCGGCGCCACCCTCAACGCCGGCCTGGACGTCGCGCGGGCCCCCGTGCTCGCCCACCTGCCCGCGGACGACGTCTGGTACCGCGACCACCTGTCCTCCCTGCTCGCCGTCCTGGCCGACCCCGCGGTCGTCCTCGCGCACACCGGCGTCCGCTCCGCCGGCGACCGGGTGGGCCTGGGCGCGCCCGGCACGCCGTACCTGCAGCTGGTGCAGGTCGCGCACCGGGCGGGTGCGCACCGCTGGACCGAGCGCGAAGAGCTGGAGAGCGACGACCTCGACCTGCTGATGTGGCGCAGGGTCGCCGCCGACGGCGCCACGGGCAGCACCGGCCGGGTCACGTGCGAGTGGACCGACCACCCCGCGCAGCGGCACAAGGCGATCCGCGAGCTGTTCGACGGCGGCCTCAACGTCTTCCGCCGCCGCTACGACGTCCGGCACCCCCTGCGGTTCCGCTCCACCGACAGCGGCACCGTCGACGAGGTCACCCGCTACGCCCGCTTCCGCGAGCCCGAGCGCGAGCCCGAGCACGGGCACGGGCCCGAGCGCGCGCCGTCCGCCGGCGGCCTCGACGTCCTGCTCGTCGGCGAGCTGGCGTTCAACCCCGAGCGCGTCCTCGCCCTGAGCGAGCGCGGGCACCGCCTGCGCGGGCTGTGGACCGACGAGGGGCTCGGCGACTCCACCGTCGGCCCGCTGCCGTTCGGGCGCGTGCGCGACCTGCCGCGCACCGGCTGGCAGGACGTCCTGCGCGCCGACCCGCCCGACGTGCTCTACGCGCTGCTCAACTGGCGCGCGGTGCGCTTCGTGCACGCGGTGCGCCGCGCCGCCCCGCACCTGCCGTTCGTGTGGCACTTCAAGGAGGCGCCGCAGGCGAGCCTGCGGCGCGGGGACTGGCCGCTGCTCGCCGACCTCGTCACCGGCGCCGACGCCTGCCTGGTCGCCACCGAGGAGGAGCGGGCGTGGTTCCTGCAGGCGCTGCCCGGCCGCCTGGATCCGCAGCGGATCACCGTGATGGACGGGGACCTGCCCAAGCGCGACTGGCTCGACGCGCCGGCGTCCCCGAAGCTCTCGGACGCCGACGGGCAGGTGCACACCGTCGTCGCCGGGCGGCCCAACGGGCTGGACGCCGCGTGGGTCGTCGGCCTCGCCCGCCTCGGCGTCCACACGCACCTGTACGGGCAGGTCGCCTCGCCGGGCCCCGGCGGGGCGTGGCGGCGCTGGTGGGACGACGCGCGCCGGGCCGCGCCGGGGCACCTGCACCTGCACCCGGCGGTCGGCCCGCAGGACTGGGTGCGGGAGCTGTCGCGCTTCGACGCCGCCTGGCTGCACCGGTTCACGAGCGCCAACGGCGGCGACGTGCGGGCGGCCACCTGGGACGACCTGAACTCGCCCGCGCGCCTGCCCGTGCACGCGGCCGCCGGGCTGCCGTCGCTGCAGCAGGCCAACCCCGGGCACCTCGTGGCGGTCGAGCGGGTGCTGCGCGAGAGCGGCACCGGGCTGCTCTACCGCGACCTCGAGCACGCCGTCGAGCTGCTGCACGCCGAGCGGGCGAGCCGGACGGCGGGGCGGGCGACCTGGGCCGGGCGCGAGGCGCTCACCTTCGACGCGCACGCCGACCGGCTGGTCGAGGTGCTGCGCGGCGCGGTCGCCCGGCGGGGGTGA
- a CDS encoding MarR family winged helix-turn-helix transcriptional regulator — MAEEQPGQPLARIDAALVGLRRLWLRPGTKLALQRDVAAPVEMSHVLVVGAVAAGPLDGGADVPVRLVAQRLDVEESTASRLVAAAVAAGFVRRTASLTDARRAALALTEQGERLLDAAEAHRRAYLTRLLHGWAPEELDAFAHLLGRFAASVATVPLEEPAERP; from the coding sequence GTGGCCGAGGAGCAGCCCGGGCAGCCCCTGGCCCGCATCGACGCGGCGCTGGTCGGGCTGCGCCGGCTCTGGCTGCGGCCGGGCACGAAGCTGGCCCTGCAGCGCGACGTCGCCGCCCCGGTGGAGATGTCCCACGTCCTGGTCGTCGGCGCCGTGGCCGCCGGACCGCTCGACGGCGGCGCCGACGTGCCGGTGCGGCTGGTCGCCCAGCGCCTCGACGTCGAGGAGTCGACGGCCAGCCGCCTCGTGGCCGCCGCCGTCGCCGCCGGCTTCGTGCGGCGGACGGCGTCGCTCACCGACGCCCGGCGCGCCGCGCTGGCGCTGACCGAGCAGGGCGAGCGGCTGCTGGACGCCGCGGAGGCGCACCGGCGCGCGTACCTGACCCGGCTGCTGCACGGGTGGGCGCCCGAGGAGCTCGACGCCTTCGCGCACCTGCTCGGCCGGTTCGCGGCGTCCGTGGCGACCGTTCCGCTCGAGGAGCCGGCGGAGCGGCCGTGA
- a CDS encoding putative quinol monooxygenase, which yields MIFIVVKFPVRPERSDEWLDLVRPFTEATRAEPGNIFFEWSRSVDDPDEFVVVEAFQDDAAQAHVSSDHFRDFVSWAPDVVSATPRIISRTVPGDGWDQMGEIQPRSAS from the coding sequence GTGATCTTCATCGTCGTCAAGTTCCCCGTCCGCCCCGAGCGCAGCGACGAGTGGCTGGACCTCGTGCGCCCCTTCACCGAGGCCACGCGCGCGGAGCCGGGCAACATCTTCTTCGAGTGGTCGCGCAGCGTGGACGACCCGGACGAGTTCGTCGTCGTCGAGGCCTTCCAGGACGACGCCGCGCAGGCCCACGTGAGCTCCGACCACTTCAGGGACTTCGTCTCGTGGGCCCCGGACGTCGTCTCCGCCACCCCGAGGATCATCAGCCGCACCGTCCCCGGGGACGGCTGGGACCAGATGGGCGAGATCCAGCCCCGCAGCGCCTCCTAG
- a CDS encoding MFS transporter gives MSGVRWGEPAARWTLAATVLGSGVAFLDATAVNTALPAIGADLGADLAGLQWTVNAYTLTLASLILLGGSLGDRCGRRRVFVVGTVWFALASLLCGLAPDVGVLVAARALQGVGGALLTPGSLAILQAVFAPEDRARAIGAWSGLSGVATALGPFLGGWLVQAASWRWIFLVDLPLAALVLVAARHVPETRDPLAAPGLDVPGVVLGTAGLGALTWALVAWPERGADGAVVAGLALGVAALGAFVGVQARSRAPTVPLEVFADRRSTGANLATLAVYAALGGVFFLLVLALQVVGGFSPLAAGAALLPVPVLLLLLSERAGALAQRTGPRLPMTLGPLVAAAGVAWAAGIGPASSYWLDVLPPVAVLGLGLALTVAPLTATVLAAVEDRHAGVASGVNNAVARAAGLLAVAALPLVVGLDGDEHTDPAVLQPAFRTAMLVCAGLLVAGAAVSAVALRPAPARTAPARTAPARPVEDGTGEDGTGSARMTP, from the coding sequence GTGAGCGGCGTGCGCTGGGGCGAGCCGGCCGCGCGCTGGACGCTGGCGGCCACGGTGCTCGGCTCGGGCGTGGCCTTCCTCGACGCCACCGCGGTCAACACCGCCCTGCCCGCGATCGGCGCCGACCTGGGCGCCGACCTCGCCGGCCTGCAGTGGACCGTCAACGCCTACACGCTCACCCTGGCCTCGCTGATCCTCCTCGGCGGCTCCCTCGGCGACCGGTGCGGACGCCGCCGCGTCTTCGTCGTCGGCACCGTCTGGTTCGCGCTCGCGTCCCTGCTGTGCGGGCTGGCGCCGGACGTCGGCGTCCTCGTGGCGGCCCGCGCGCTGCAGGGCGTGGGAGGCGCGCTGCTGACCCCCGGCAGCCTCGCCATCCTCCAGGCCGTCTTCGCGCCCGAGGACCGCGCCCGCGCCATCGGCGCGTGGTCGGGCCTGAGCGGCGTCGCGACGGCGCTCGGCCCCTTCCTCGGCGGGTGGCTGGTGCAGGCGGCGAGCTGGCGGTGGATCTTCCTGGTCGACCTGCCGCTGGCCGCGCTGGTCCTCGTGGCGGCCCGGCACGTGCCGGAGACCCGCGACCCGCTCGCGGCGCCGGGGCTGGACGTGCCCGGCGTCGTCCTGGGCACCGCCGGCCTCGGCGCCCTGACCTGGGCGCTGGTCGCCTGGCCCGAGCGGGGCGCGGACGGCGCGGTGGTCGCCGGCCTGGCGCTCGGGGTGGCCGCGCTGGGCGCCTTCGTCGGGGTGCAGGCCCGCTCGCGAGCTCCGACGGTGCCGCTGGAGGTCTTCGCCGACCGCCGCTCCACCGGGGCGAACCTGGCCACGCTGGCCGTCTACGCCGCGCTGGGCGGGGTCTTCTTCCTGCTCGTGCTCGCGCTGCAGGTGGTCGGCGGCTTCTCCCCGCTGGCCGCGGGGGCGGCGCTGCTGCCGGTTCCGGTGCTCCTGCTGCTGCTCTCCGAGCGCGCCGGGGCGCTGGCCCAGCGCACCGGGCCGCGGCTGCCCATGACGCTCGGGCCGCTCGTGGCGGCCGCGGGCGTGGCGTGGGCGGCGGGGATCGGGCCCGCCTCGTCGTACTGGCTCGACGTCCTGCCGCCGGTCGCGGTCCTCGGGCTCGGCCTGGCCCTGACCGTCGCGCCGCTGACCGCGACCGTGCTGGCGGCCGTCGAGGACCGCCACGCCGGCGTCGCCAGCGGCGTGAACAACGCGGTGGCGCGGGCGGCCGGGCTGCTCGCCGTGGCAGCGCTGCCGCTCGTGGTGGGCCTGGACGGGGACGAGCACACCGACCCGGCGGTGCTGCAGCCGGCCTTCCGCACCGCGATGCTCGTGTGCGCGGGCCTGCTCGTCGCGGGCGCCGCGGTCTCGGCGGTCGCGCTGCGGCCGGCACCCGCGAGGACGGCGCCCGCGAGGACGGCACCCGCGAGGCCGGTCGAGGACGGCACCGGTGAGGACGGCACGGGATCCGCGAGGATGACCCCGTGA
- a CDS encoding NAD(P)-dependent oxidoreductase codes for MGGTGRTGRHVVQQGLARGHDVTVLARDPERVGDGARAVRGDVTDPDALERVVRGADAVVVALGPAPGSPPPVQTEGLRLLLGVLDGAGAAPLVVVSGAGADAPGDRKRLVDRVASALVHRLNRADVEAKEAQLALLAASGRAWTAVRPPVLVDGPAAGAQLTMRSPGPSRVPRADLAALLLDEAAAPRFSGRAPFAAPLRRRLS; via the coding sequence TTGGGAGGAACCGGCCGCACCGGCCGGCACGTGGTGCAGCAGGGTCTGGCACGCGGCCACGACGTCACCGTCCTGGCCCGCGACCCCGAGCGCGTCGGCGACGGCGCCCGCGCGGTGCGCGGCGACGTCACCGACCCGGACGCCCTGGAGCGCGTCGTCCGCGGCGCGGACGCCGTGGTCGTCGCGCTCGGGCCCGCCCCGGGCTCCCCGCCACCGGTGCAGACGGAGGGCCTGCGGCTGCTCCTGGGCGTGCTCGACGGCGCCGGCGCGGCGCCGCTCGTCGTGGTCTCCGGCGCGGGCGCCGACGCGCCGGGGGACCGCAAGCGCCTGGTCGACCGGGTCGCCAGCGCGCTCGTGCACCGCCTGAACCGCGCGGACGTCGAGGCCAAGGAGGCGCAGCTGGCGCTGCTCGCCGCCAGCGGGCGGGCGTGGACGGCGGTGCGCCCGCCGGTGCTCGTGGACGGGCCCGCGGCCGGGGCGCAGCTGACGATGCGCTCGCCCGGCCCCAGCCGGGTGCCCCGCGCCGACCTGGCGGCGCTGCTGCTCGACGAGGCCGCCGCGCCCCGGTTCAGCGGTCGGGCGCCGTTCGCCGCCCCGCTGCGGCGCCGCCTGAGCTGA
- a CDS encoding STAS domain-containing protein, whose protein sequence is MVCPPPSSVAELTALGLTFDDLPPAAGTVVVSVERDRALVVLSGEVDIACSPQTDAACTVVERLGGPVVVDASRVTFMDAAALGDLLRLRRAAATWELRRASPAVLRMLELTRLTEVLAAPARAASA, encoded by the coding sequence ATGGTCTGTCCCCCGCCATCCTCCGTCGCTGAGCTCACCGCGCTCGGACTGACGTTCGACGACCTGCCGCCCGCCGCGGGCACCGTGGTCGTCTCCGTGGAGCGGGACCGGGCCCTCGTCGTCCTCAGCGGCGAGGTCGACATCGCCTGCTCGCCGCAGACCGACGCCGCGTGCACCGTCGTCGAGCGCCTGGGCGGCCCCGTGGTCGTCGACGCCTCCCGCGTGACGTTCATGGACGCCGCGGCGCTGGGCGACCTGCTGCGCCTGCGCCGCGCCGCCGCGACCTGGGAGCTGCGCCGCGCCAGCCCCGCCGTCCTGCGCATGCTCGAGCTGACGCGGCTGACCGAGGTGCTGGCCGCTCCGGCGCGGGCGGCCTCCGCCTGA
- a CDS encoding SDR family oxidoreductase, protein MSTGGAAQPSPPPPSGAPVLVTAATGTVGRDVVEGLLAAGADLRAASRDPQRAAASLPAGARTVRFDLADRGTWQPPLEGVRAVFLVRPPEQARARQGLLPFVDAVVAAGVQRVVFLSVQGAGRNRLLPHRAVEDHLRRSGTAWTFLRAGYFLQNLVTVHRAEIRDRGEIFVPAGSGRTAFVDTRDVAEVAVRALTQPGHERRAHELTGSEAPTYDDVAAVLTEVLGRPVRCARPGPVEYVREQLRRGMPPPLVLVTLVLYTTARLGLAGHLSDDLARVLGRPPRTVRDFVRDHADAWRPAGRDRS, encoded by the coding sequence GTGTCCACGGGTGGAGCCGCGCAGCCCTCGCCGCCTCCGCCGTCCGGCGCGCCCGTCCTCGTGACGGCCGCCACCGGCACGGTCGGCCGCGACGTCGTGGAGGGCCTGCTCGCGGCGGGCGCCGACCTGCGCGCCGCCAGCCGCGACCCGCAGCGCGCGGCGGCGTCCCTGCCGGCCGGTGCCCGCACCGTCCGCTTCGACCTGGCTGACCGCGGCACCTGGCAGCCGCCGCTGGAGGGCGTGCGCGCCGTGTTCCTCGTGCGCCCGCCGGAGCAGGCGCGGGCGCGCCAGGGCCTGCTCCCCTTCGTCGACGCGGTCGTCGCCGCCGGGGTGCAGCGGGTGGTCTTCCTCTCCGTGCAGGGCGCCGGGCGCAACCGCCTGCTGCCGCACCGCGCGGTGGAGGACCACCTGCGCCGCTCGGGCACCGCGTGGACCTTCCTGCGGGCCGGGTACTTCCTGCAGAACCTCGTCACCGTGCACCGGGCGGAGATCCGCGACCGCGGCGAGATCTTCGTGCCCGCGGGCTCCGGGCGCACCGCCTTCGTCGACACGCGCGACGTGGCGGAGGTGGCCGTGCGCGCCCTCACCCAGCCGGGTCACGAGCGCCGAGCCCACGAGCTGACCGGCAGCGAGGCCCCGACCTACGACGACGTGGCCGCCGTGCTGACCGAGGTGCTCGGCCGCCCGGTGCGCTGCGCCCGCCCCGGCCCGGTCGAGTACGTGCGCGAGCAGCTGCGGCGCGGGATGCCGCCGCCGCTCGTGCTGGTGACGCTCGTGCTGTACACCACCGCCCGCCTCGGCCTGGCGGGGCACCTGAGCGACGACCTGGCGCGCGTGCTGGGCCGTCCGCCGCGCACCGTGCGCGACTTCGTCCGCGACCACGCCGACGCGTGGCGCCCGGCAGGGAGGGATCGATCGTGA